The following is a genomic window from Gloeocapsa sp. PCC 73106.
CCGAATCGCAACTAAAGCGATCGCTCATATCTGCTTTAGCGATGAGATGATTCATAATGTTTTCTGCTGCTGGGGAACGGCAAATATTACCCAGACAGACAAAGAGTAATCTGTAGGACATGAGGATTACATTCCTGGTAGATTCAGACTACTAGTTAGTTCTTCCATTCTCAGTTCCATATTTTCCTTAGATTTGCTGTAGGCGTCTTTCATCGCTGCGGTGACTAGACTAGACAATTCCTGAGGACCTTTTTCAATAGCTTCGGGAGAAATTTCCACACGCAGGGGTTCTTGGTTACCACTCATCACCACCAGGACTAGTCCCCCTTCGCTTTCTCCCTGTATTTCCATTTGTTCCAGTTCTTCCTGGATTTTTTTGGCGTCTTCCTGCATTTGCTGCGCTTTTTGTAAAGCTACGGCAAACTGTTTCATTTTATTAATACCAAAACCAAAGCCTTTACCTTCTTTATTCATAATCTCTAACTATTTATTTAGTTATAGTTTATCAGAGAAAAATTCATTTACAGCAATAGAAGGTAAGTTTAGGACAATTGAAACCGCTCAAATAATTATCTAGTCTACCTTTACCCTTTACCCTTTACCCTGCGCTCCGCGCTATACTTAGAATTCTCCTACTAGTTTAACCTCTGTTTCCAGAGTAATCCCCCACTGTTCCTCAACCTTGCCTTGCACATAACCAATGAGTTGAAAAATCTCACTAGCGGTGGCTTGACCACAGTTAAGGATAAAATTAGCGTGACGGTGAGCTACTTGGGCTTCTCCGATTTGATAGCCTTTTAGACCTAATTGTTCGATGAGCCAACCTGCGGCAAACCCTGGAGGATTGCGAAAGACGCTACCACAACTAGGGCGATCGTAAGGTTGAGATTGCTTTCTCTGTTGTAAGTTTCGTGTAGTTTCAGCTCTGACTACCTCTTTAGCGAAACCAGGTTGCAGTTGCAAAGTCGCATCTAGAACCAATTTTTGCTCAAGCTGCAACAAAGAATAACGATATTTATAGCCTAACATCTCTGGTTGAAGGATCTCTAAATTTCCTTGAGGAGAAATCACCTTAGCTTGAAGTAAACAATCAGCGATCGCTTTACCGTGAGCTCCTGCGTTCATCACTACCGCTCCGCCAACGGTACCGGGAATACCGACAGCCCATTCTAAGCCGCGCCATCCCCTTTTAGCCGCTTGCCAAGCCACACGCGCGATGGGTTCACCCGCGGATACGGTAACTTGGGCTGTTGCCTCGTCGAAATCGAGATAACGCCAGTGACGGGTACTCAAAATCAATCCAGGAATACCGCGATCGCTAACCAGAAGATTAGAGCCTGCTCCCAAAAGCGTTAAAGGTAAATCTTGGTCATTATACCAAGTAAAAGCCGCTGCTAATTCTTGCCAGTTACGAGGCGCAGTGTACCATTGGGCTAAGCCCCCCACGCGCCAGGAAGTCAAATTAGCTAGAGATACATCTGATAAAATCAAAGAATCACCATTTTGTTTGAAGATATTCATCACTAGTTTTACCTTAGGAAAAGATTAGTTCAGGAATAACTTGATTGAGATTACCCGCGCCTAAAAATAGAGCGAGATCACCTTTTTGGAGTATTTTACTCAAGTAACTACTCAATGATTGAACTTCAGGATGATAAACTACCCCACCAGGATGATGAGCTTCAATCGCTTGTGCTACTTGAGCGCCACTGAGGTGATTAGGATTAGTCTCTCCCGCGCCGTAAATATCCGTAATTATCACTTGATCAGCGTCCCTAAAAGCGGTGGCAAATTCCGCTAAAAAGGTTTGAGTTCGAGTATAACGATGGGGTTGAAAAATAGCTACAATACGTTGATAACACCCTTGTTCCGCTTGAACGCGAGCAGCTTTGAGAGTCGCCTCTACCTCACTGGGGTGATGAGCATAATCATCAACTAGGATTGCTCCTCGGTATTCACCACGTATCTCAAAACGTCTTTTGGCGCCACTAAAACCAGCTAAAGCGTCACTAATAGTCTCAAAAGCTAAACCGAGTTTTCTGCCTACTGCGATCGCAGCTAAAGCATTACTAATATTATGTTGCCCTGGTATTTGTAGTCGAATTTTTCCCAAATATTCTCCTCTCTCCCAGATTTGAGCTTCGCTTTCTTTACCCTGATATTTAATATTTTGTGCCCAATAGTCAGCCTCTGGTCTATCCATGAGAGTATAACCAATATCGGGTTTAATGTATTCTCGTACCGTTTCACAATCTAAACACCCTACTACTAACTCACACTGTCGAGCAAAAGTTTGAAAAGTACTAATTAACTGCTGCAAACTTTGATAGTGATCGGGGTGATCTAACTCTATATTAGTGATTACTCCTATTTTAGGAGTGTGCTTAGTCAGAGAACCATCAGACTCATCCGCTTCTGCCACTAAAAATTTTCCTTCACCTAAGCGTGCGTTACCTTCCCAAGCATTTACTTCTCCACCTACAATGATGGTAGGATCTAACCCCGCTTCCAGTAATAAATAACCCAGTAGACTGCTCGTGGTCGTTTTTCCATGGGTTCCCGATACAGCAATGCTATAGTAATCGCTAATCAGGGCAGCTAACAACTCGGAACGATGGAAAAGAGGAAAACCATGGCTAATCGCGGCCTTGTATTCGCAGTTATGATTATTAATCGCCGTAGACCAAATAATTTGAGGTAGTGAAGATTGTTTAAAAATCTGCAAATTACTAGCCTGTTGCTGAGTAAAAATATGAGCGCCTACAGACTGTAAACGCTCGGTGATGTGGTTGGGACGAATGTCAGAACCCGATACCCGAAAGCGGCGCTTAGCTAAAACATAAGCTAATCCCGACATACCGATACCACCAATACCGATGAAATGGAATGGCTGACCGCTGAGATCGATTGTTTTCACTTTTTACTGCTCCTAACACACCACTGTTAATACCTTACCCATAAAGTTTATCAAAATTTAATTTAGGGGATCGAATTGTCCTACCTTTAGGATATGATTGGGGTCATTAACAAAAATTTAATCTACAAGATAATCAGAGGGCAGGACAAGTGATTAGAGTAGCGATCAATGGTTTTGGACGTATTGGACGTAATTTTCTCAGATGTTGGGTAGGACGTGACAATACTAAATTAGATCTGGTAGGGATCAACGATACTTCTGATCCCCATACCAATGCGCATCTGCTTAAATACGACTCTATGTTAGGTAAATTAGATGCAAAAATCGAAGCTGATGATAATTCCCTAATCGTCAACGGCAAAACGATTAAATGTGTTTCCGATCGCAATCCTTTAAACTTGCCCTGGGCTGAGTGGGAAGTTGATCTGATCATCGAAGCGACAGGCGTTTTCGTTAGTGAAGAGGGAGCTGCTCAACACATACAAGCAGGAGCTAAAAAAGTATTGATTACCGCTCCCGGTAAAGGCGGTAACATCGGCACCTACGTAGTAGGCGTCAACGATCACGAATATAAGCACGAAGATTACGATATTATTAGTAACGCTAGTTGTACTACTAACTGCCTATCTCCTATCGTCAAAGTGATTCACGAAAACTTTGGCATTATCAAAGGAACTATGACCACTACCCACAGTTACACAGGAGATCAGCGTTTGCTCGATGCTAGCCATCGCGATTTACGTAGAGCAAGAGCCGCAGCTATGAATATTGTACCCACATCCACCGGTGCAGCTAAAGCGGTAGCTCTAGTTATCCCAGAGATGAAGGGTAAACTCAATGGTATTGCTCTGCGAGTTCCGACTCCCAACGTTTCTGTGGTAGACTTAGTCGCTCAAGTAGAGAAAAATACTATCACCGAACAAGTTAATGACGCTCTCAGAGAAGCTTCAGAAAGTTCTCTCAAGGGCATCTTGGATTATAATGAGCTACCTCTAGTTTCCTCCGACTACAGAGGTCACGATTGCTCTGCTATCGTTGATGGAAGCTTAACTCTGGTCATGGGAGGCGACTTAGTTAAAGTGATAGCTTGGTACGATAACGAGTGGGGTTATTCTCAACGAGTTGTAGATTTAGCAGAGATCGTCGCTAAAAAATGGCAATAGTTGCTTAATTATCCCTGTATATGCTTAAAGAGATTATAATCAGTAGTCTCTTTTTTTAACTCTTATTCGCAACAATTATGCTCTGCTCAACCTTAAGTAGATTTCAAGGAGGTATCTGGGGCCTTTTAATTCCACAACATTTGAGCCAATTACCCGAGGAACGAAACCTAGTTAATTTCCTGGCAATTCTTCAAGCAAAAACCTTAATAGAGTCGGGAAACTTGGACTCAATTGAGAGTAAAGTTACAAAAAACTTAACTACTAGTCAACTGGCTCTAGCTAATCTACCATTAATTCTTTTGTTTCATGACAGTCCGCAATTGTTAAAAGAAAAGTTGACAGAGACGGTAGATAAACTTAATAAACCAACAGAAACCCTTAAAGAATTATTGATTTGGGGTAAAGCGATCGCCCTGGGAATGAGAGGAAAACTAGAACCCCAACAGTTAAGCGAAGCACTACTCCAGGAAAACTCTCAGACTATACTAGAACAACAAATCGAGTTGATAGCAAGCTACTTAAAGCAAGATTATTCTCTAACTCAGGTAATTTATCAATTATCCCGTCGTAGACAACCCGAACAAACCCCTATCGCCTTAGCTTTGTACTGTTTCCTGTTTACTCCCACAGATTTAGCTTCAGGAATTACTAGAGCTTATTATGGGGGTTATCAAGCAGAAATTACTTCAGCTTTGACGGGAGTTCTCGGGGGCGTTTACAATGGTTATCAAAGTGTACCTCTAAAACTACGTTTAGGGACTAGTCCAAGCATAGCTAACCAACTATATACAGCCTGGTGTGGGGCAACTCCAATCGTCTCAGGAATCCTACTAACTCAAGCTATTGCTATTTCAGGAAGTCTGCAAAAGCGTTCTCAGTTGCAAATTATTTCTCAGGTAGATTCTCCTTGAGGAAATTGATACTAAAATAGAATATCGTACCTTATCTTAAACCTCAAAATACTCCTTAAAGCTGCTGGTCGTGTCATCAATCTGACAAAATATGAACATTTATTCCTTCACTCATCAACTGGGACAATGGCTGCAAAAACACTCAGATAATTACCCAGTTACTTCTCACAAAAAAGCCTATCAAATTAACAAAAAATGTGCGATAGCCAAAGTTCAACCACCTCTGATGTTAGCTTTAGCGATCGCCTCATTCACCGGTGTTTTAGGTAATCGTTTTTATAATCAACCCGAGTTAGCCAAAGGTACCATTGCACCCAAAACCTATTTAGCACCAAATTATACAACCATCGTCGATACTCAAGAAACAGATAAACTGCGTAAACAAGCTAGAAACGCAACTATACCGATTCTCAAAAAAGATACAGAAATTACCGAACAAGTTATTAATAATATTCAAAATTACTTACTAGAAATAGAAGTATTTAGAAAATCAGTAGGAACCTTGCCCTTTCTGGATAACATCAACAAAATCTCTTTAGGAAGTCAAATTTATTTGCGTCATCTTTCCGAATCAGAGTGGGAAAACATACTGGAAAAAGTCGAACAAAAAGGAGAAACAATCCAGATAGAATTAGATGACCTTGAAACTAAAGAATTAAACTTGCCAAGAGAGCAAATCATCGCCACATTACAATACTATAAGCAAAAATTTAAAAGTTCTGATTATCAAGAACTGCTAAATAAAATTAGAGTAGCGCGTCAGAGATATCAAAGCTCTTGGGAAAATTATGCTCAAAGCCAAACTCTTCAATTAACCGATGAAGAAAAAAGAATAATACTAGAACAAAGTGAGGAAACCTGGCAAAAAACTGAGGCAATTATTCGCCGAACTACCAGAAGAATTTTAACCCAAGGAATAGCTCAGGGAATTCCCGATGACTTAATTCAAGAAACGATTAATCTGCATTTAAATATAGGGGTAGAAGGATCAAACCAGGAATCGAGTAGTGAGGAGATACCTGAAACAGCTAAATCCGTAGCTAGCAGCATCATCATTAAGTTTATCGAGCCCAATCTGATGATAGACGAAGAGCAAACGGCAGCGCGCGCCGAAAGAGCAGCAGAAGCGATAGCAGATCAATTAGTCTATGTCAAACAAGGTGAAATAATTATTAAACAAGACGAGGAAATCAGTCATCAACAGTTTCTGAAACTAGATGAATTCGGCTTGAGTAGACGTGGAATCAATCAGCAGGGTATCTGGAAAGCAGGAGCGATCGCCACTTTGGGAGTAACGATTTTATGGATTAGTCAAAAGAAAGCTAGGTTACCCTTTCGCTGTAGAAATCAAATCTTACTATGCTTGTTGAGTTTGAGTGCGCCGGTACTAACTATTTTTTCCATTCCCTACACCAATTTACCCGCCATAGGTTTATTGAGTAGTAGTTTTTATGGTCCCACAGTCGCATTAACTCAAGTAGGTATCTCCGCAGTTTTAGTGATTTTTGCAGACGAATCAGTAGAAGGAAAAGACTGGGAGCCATTAGCCACCGGTGTAGTAGGGGGTATCATCGCCGCTTTGGTAGCAGGAAGAATGCGCGATCGCGATAAACTAGCCAAATTAGGCCTCATCATCGGTTTAACTCAATTCTCAGTTTACTTAATTATCAGATTGATTTCTACCGCAAGTCCCACAGCTATCTTATTTACATCTGTGCAACAGGCGATTGTCCATGGACTATTTGCTGGACTGGGGTGGAGTGTCGTGGCTTTAGGTATTAGTCCTTATTTAGAGCGTCTGTTCGATTTACTCACTCCCAGTCGTCTAGCAGAGTTATCTAATATCAATCAACCTCTACTCAAAAAACTAGCAGAA
Proteins encoded in this region:
- the murC gene encoding UDP-N-acetylmuramate--L-alanine ligase: MKTIDLSGQPFHFIGIGGIGMSGLAYVLAKRRFRVSGSDIRPNHITERLQSVGAHIFTQQQASNLQIFKQSSLPQIIWSTAINNHNCEYKAAISHGFPLFHRSELLAALISDYYSIAVSGTHGKTTTSSLLGYLLLEAGLDPTIIVGGEVNAWEGNARLGEGKFLVAEADESDGSLTKHTPKIGVITNIELDHPDHYQSLQQLISTFQTFARQCELVVGCLDCETVREYIKPDIGYTLMDRPEADYWAQNIKYQGKESEAQIWERGEYLGKIRLQIPGQHNISNALAAIAVGRKLGLAFETISDALAGFSGAKRRFEIRGEYRGAILVDDYAHHPSEVEATLKAARVQAEQGCYQRIVAIFQPHRYTRTQTFLAEFATAFRDADQVIITDIYGAGETNPNHLSGAQVAQAIEAHHPGGVVYHPEVQSLSSYLSKILQKGDLALFLGAGNLNQVIPELIFS
- a CDS encoding HD family phosphohydrolase — encoded protein: MNIYSFTHQLGQWLQKHSDNYPVTSHKKAYQINKKCAIAKVQPPLMLALAIASFTGVLGNRFYNQPELAKGTIAPKTYLAPNYTTIVDTQETDKLRKQARNATIPILKKDTEITEQVINNIQNYLLEIEVFRKSVGTLPFLDNINKISLGSQIYLRHLSESEWENILEKVEQKGETIQIELDDLETKELNLPREQIIATLQYYKQKFKSSDYQELLNKIRVARQRYQSSWENYAQSQTLQLTDEEKRIILEQSEETWQKTEAIIRRTTRRILTQGIAQGIPDDLIQETINLHLNIGVEGSNQESSSEEIPETAKSVASSIIIKFIEPNLMIDEEQTAARAERAAEAIADQLVYVKQGEIIIKQDEEISHQQFLKLDEFGLSRRGINQQGIWKAGAIATLGVTILWISQKKARLPFRCRNQILLCLLSLSAPVLTIFSIPYTNLPAIGLLSSSFYGPTVALTQVGISAVLVIFADESVEGKDWEPLATGVVGGIIAALVAGRMRDRDKLAKLGLIIGLTQFSVYLIIRLISTASPTAILFTSVQQAIVHGLFAGLGWSVVALGISPYLERLFDLLTPSRLAELSNINQPLLKKLAEEAPGTWQHTLFVSSLAEGAGRQLNCNVELIRAGTLYHDIGKLHDPLGFIENQRGGPNKHEEINDPWKSVEIIKKHVSQGLVMARRHQLPRAICDFIPQHQGTMLIAYFYFQAKKQAEEKGDPEIAEPYFRYDGPIPQSREAGIMMLADSCEAALRCLENATKEQALVMIQKILKARWQDAQLLESGLKYEELPLIAQVFVDVWEQSKHRRIAYPKAALEVPLK
- a CDS encoding ADP-ribosylglycohydrolase family protein, coding for MLCSTLSRFQGGIWGLLIPQHLSQLPEERNLVNFLAILQAKTLIESGNLDSIESKVTKNLTTSQLALANLPLILLFHDSPQLLKEKLTETVDKLNKPTETLKELLIWGKAIALGMRGKLEPQQLSEALLQENSQTILEQQIELIASYLKQDYSLTQVIYQLSRRRQPEQTPIALALYCFLFTPTDLASGITRAYYGGYQAEITSALTGVLGGVYNGYQSVPLKLRLGTSPSIANQLYTAWCGATPIVSGILLTQAIAISGSLQKRSQLQIISQVDSP
- the murB gene encoding UDP-N-acetylmuramate dehydrogenase, producing the protein MNIFKQNGDSLILSDVSLANLTSWRVGGLAQWYTAPRNWQELAAAFTWYNDQDLPLTLLGAGSNLLVSDRGIPGLILSTRHWRYLDFDEATAQVTVSAGEPIARVAWQAAKRGWRGLEWAVGIPGTVGGAVVMNAGAHGKAIADCLLQAKVISPQGNLEILQPEMLGYKYRYSLLQLEQKLVLDATLQLQPGFAKEVVRAETTRNLQQRKQSQPYDRPSCGSVFRNPPGFAAGWLIEQLGLKGYQIGEAQVAHRHANFILNCGQATASEIFQLIGYVQGKVEEQWGITLETEVKLVGEF
- a CDS encoding YbaB/EbfC family nucleoid-associated protein, yielding MNKEGKGFGFGINKMKQFAVALQKAQQMQEDAKKIQEELEQMEIQGESEGGLVLVVMSGNQEPLRVEISPEAIEKGPQELSSLVTAAMKDAYSKSKENMELRMEELTSSLNLPGM
- a CDS encoding type I glyceraldehyde-3-phosphate dehydrogenase, producing the protein MIRVAINGFGRIGRNFLRCWVGRDNTKLDLVGINDTSDPHTNAHLLKYDSMLGKLDAKIEADDNSLIVNGKTIKCVSDRNPLNLPWAEWEVDLIIEATGVFVSEEGAAQHIQAGAKKVLITAPGKGGNIGTYVVGVNDHEYKHEDYDIISNASCTTNCLSPIVKVIHENFGIIKGTMTTTHSYTGDQRLLDASHRDLRRARAAAMNIVPTSTGAAKAVALVIPEMKGKLNGIALRVPTPNVSVVDLVAQVEKNTITEQVNDALREASESSLKGILDYNELPLVSSDYRGHDCSAIVDGSLTLVMGGDLVKVIAWYDNEWGYSQRVVDLAEIVAKKWQ